tgaactcatcattgaaaCCATAGTTTGATCACGTGAAGGAACCTCCTCAACGATCGCATTCCATGATTTTACAGTCATCAGTAAGGCTGCTGGAAGCACTCAAGATAACCATCTTTAATCATCCTCCCATTCCACGTGTGCGTGGATAATGTTTCTTGAAGGAGTAAAGCTCGTCACATTAGCTGACCACCATAGACCCAAGCCTCTACACACTACAACCGAAACAACATACAATTAATCTTAAACCCCATTTTATTCCTAATTTTCTCCAGCTTCGATCGTTTCTGTTTGGTCTCTATCCGAAACACGAGGGactatactttttccgaaactctcGTAGAGCTAGAATTGCCAAAGTTTGTCCAAGCCTTTCACAATTCCATGCCATAATACTCGCACGATCCATGGGTTCTTCCCCCGTAGTCTTTTTCAGAAATCCTCACGGTTCAAAACAACTTGAGAATTCAGCAGAGCACAACCAAAGTGTGAGACAGGTTCAGCCTAGTTGCTGAATGATACCTAGTTGCTGCTGTTAAATACAGCTTTCAAGAAACAATTCGGCTTATGCTTATATATAGAGAAATAGATGCGGAAATCAAAGTACTGTTGATAAATGGGAAGGTAATCCAAAGCATTTCTAGGGTATCACTGTGTCTAAACGTGGAATTTCcatacaaaaaaaaaaccttaaaaagTAAATACGATTTTTCCTTTTAGAGGACAAGAAAAATCCAGACATCTTTGAGATTTTAGAATTGCTTGCAACAATTACGTTTGTTATTTGTAGAGAAAAATGTTACTTACTTCAAATTCTCAAATCACTTATACTTAGAACTGAATTGGCCCCgaagataatcaatttttataaCTCCATTTTACTTTTGAAAGATCGTACATTTGCCGGAACATCCCAAACGGAATTTCATTCAATCAACAGGTTAATAAATTCACACATGCCGTGCTTTTATCACTGAAGAGTCTTGCACAGAAAAGATATCTGCCTGAAACGATTAAAGACCTAAAAGCAAATCCATGAAGGTTTTATGTGCGTAACGCACACAATAGGCCAAAATTGGGTTAAACAAAGACCACATGAAAATTCATCGACTCACAGATTGCCAAGGAACGGAACAATTAGTAGTACTCAAAAACTATTATTGATGGTACTGCACATCCTCCGATGACTCATGGCAGTTTGGACTGCTATTCACAGGAATGAATGTAAGCATATCTTATTTTCTTTCCAACGATAACATATTCTCGTAGCTCCAGTGATTGAATAGTAATCACTTAGCTGCATCATCAGGATTAGAGGCCTGAGGAACATTACTCGAAGATGATCCTTTACCTGTTGGAAGGTAAGACCAAGCCAAGGCTGCTGTCCCAAGGGTAATTGCAGTGGCAATTGAACCCCATATCCATCTCTGCCTTCTTTTCTTCCTTTGTCTCTCTCGCCGTGCCATCTCTGTACAAAACAATGAAACAGAACAAAATCAGGTAAACATACTGCATCATATTCTTACGTAAATCCGCAGCTTGCTGCATATTTCAACAGAGAGAATCAGACTAAAGAAACTAGTTGAAAAAGAAGTCTTGCATTCTTTTTTCCAAAACAACTGGTTATGCAACTTTAAGAAATCAGGATATAGCACTCACCTACAGCCTCCTGGTTCCTCTGAGACATTTCCTGATTAACAGCCTCATAGTAGTGTAGTCGGTCCAACAATCGGGCGATTTCAAAGTTTTTTGAGTCAATTTGAGCTTCCATCTCCATCTCCATCTCTGCCCTTGCAATTCCCCTTCCAACGGTTAATGATACAAATCGTGCAACATCTGCTTGCTGCCTCAATTCTTCAGCTTGATTCACCAGCTCATCATCTGTCACATCAATAGGATCTGCAGGCAGTGACAATCCCACAACAGCTAACCCTTGGCTGATTGTTTTCCACATATGTAGCATCTTATTTAGAGCTTCTTCTGCCTGCTTCCTCTTCTCTATTTCCATGAGTAAGCTGAGTCTTATTTCACGTGCTTCAGCTTCAGTGTCACGATGAATGGACTGTGATCCACTCTCAGAGGATAATTCTGGACGAAACAAGAGATCCAAGTAAAACTTCTATAACAGCCACGAAAATCATTGCACTCAGCCCTTTTCTAAATAAAGCACTACCTATGGTAAAGTTTTTCAAATTTCTCAATATTTCAACAAAAATGTTCAGGTTCCAGGCAAGCTGGGATACACATAAATATGCACACATGAACATAGAAATATCCAAAATAACATGTCTTTTACTGTTAAGTCATTAGTTATCATGTAATCAAGAGTCAAGGCATTTAAACAAAGGCTAGCACAATCATAATATCACAgcctatatttaaaaaattaagcgCAACCAtgcaaaaaaattaatttctaacAAAAAAAAACCAAGCATCTATATTTAAATATATGCAGTTATATGTAATCACATTCAGATGAAAACAAAACTCAACATACCGTCCCAAGCATCAAAAAACTCTACCCCTGATGTAGCAAGCCTTGCAGCACTTTCTGCCCCAATATCATCATCTCCATCGGTATTAGTTGTGGCACTCATTGATTCCTTTGGATCAAAGAAATCTTCACTTTCATCATATCTGTCCAAGTTCAACGAATGAAGCTTTACCTCGGCAATATCACTGGGCATACCATTATTCATTTGGCTCTTTCCAACTTTCTCATTACTGCTCCCAAATTCAACATCATGGACACCATTCCTGCGTTCATCTTGAATGGAGCCAGAATGGACACCATTTGCCTGTTCTACTTTAATAGGACCATTATTGACACCATTCCCATGCTCCTCTTCATCAGGTTCATGAATGCTAAAATTAAAAGAACCATCCTTAGATAGATCAACAGACTTAGTTTCTGTCAGCTTCGCCTTCCCATTAACCTCACTTTCTTCAATGGTTTTCTTCTGAGATGATACATTGTTTTCAGAAAAGCTCTTCAGAAGGCGAGGCCCACGACGCTTGTGATTGATGATGTAAGGTGAAGGGGGAAAAGAAGATGGTGAATCAGGTAGTGGAGTTGCCTCAGGAGTAGCATAGAGGGCAGGTGACGCTATTTGGGGATGATTGATCTTCCTTTCAGTTACTGATGTATTATTCATCCTCTCCAGCTTTGAATTGGGTATAAGCTTTGGCTTGGGAATCGGTGGTTTCATATTAGGACCAGATTTGTCAACAGATTTCGAAGCTCCAGGTTGTATTAGCCTATCCAAAGCTATAGCAGTAAAAGTCGGCATGGCTctgcataataataataaaaaaagaagatAAAGTCAACAAACCTGTATCTAATCATTTTCTTAGGAAACAGAAGGGAAGAAGAAAATCTCATTGTTGCTACAAGTGATAACATTCTAATTTCAATGAAATGGAGAAGATTCACTCAATTAAACTTGTGCTTGCTAACTTTTTGTTCTATCAACCCAGCTAGAAACCTCAATATTTTACGCCTGTCCCTAATTGGAACTGGGAGCTAAGTACAACCATCCAAACCCTAAATCCATACTACGTGAGCCAAAATTAGTGTGATCCCTCTGCCAATCACTCAAATCAACCAGGATAATTGTTAAAGgaaaaaacagaaaaaaaaaaaaagaaaaaagaagaagagtaaAACAGACCAAACAATCTTAaattcatatacacacatttatTCAGCACTTCAGCTATACTGCtacaaaaagatttttttttccctttttaagtAAAACCAAAACCTATATGCTGATTTTGAATAAGAAAGCATATAgctaaattaaatatgaaattttgtAGATAAATTAAAGCCCCCATATAAGTATAActaattgaaaaattgaaaccaAAACAAAGCTACCAGACACATGAGAATTCCACCTAATTTAACAGCAACCAAACATAacgaaaagaagaaaaaggataTCTTCTAATCATCTACTTTGACTATTTGATGAATTAAAAAGGGATATCTACGTTAACGATGCAAAACTCGATTACTTTGCGAAGGCTCCGTTTGGAAGCAGAGAAAAGTTAAAACAAATGAACGAGAAAAACCGCAATGGATCCCTAATATAACATAGGTACACCAGCAAATTCAAAAACtggaaaaaaaaagattaaaattaaCGAAAACctcaaaacaaataaaagaaatcatTAAAGAAAAgcgaaaaaggaaaagaaaagagagcttTATTACCTACTAGGATGCTAAGAAAAATATAATCCTTCAAGAAGAAACCCTAGGCGCAAGCGGCGGAGGATTCGGTGGCGCGACGAGAAGGAATAGGAGAGATCAGATTAGAGCGCGCGAAGTGAAGACATAAAACGGGGATTTCTTTGTCATTTACTTTAAATTTTCTGTTTCTATTtatatagaaaaagaaaaagaaaatataaatctGCTTCTGTGATCTTCTGGAACTCGCAAAAAACCTGTTCCCCAAGTTATTATCTTCGCCTCCACTTCTCTCCGCAAAAAATTCAAAAGGCTTGCTATTCGTTGCTGGGGATTTAGTGAAATGTCGGGTTTGACCTTGATTGGGGATGTAGGGTTCAGTTTGGAATGGGGGTAGTTTGGAATATATTTATGTTGGGAGAGGGTTCCAAAGTGCTAGGAAATGTTTTTGTTTCGTGGGCTCACACGACATCGTTTTCACGGGATTTCTACCTTTTTGTTTCTTAATGCATAGTTTGAAACTTCCTTCATTGCCTTTTGCCTTGGGCAAAACGGCAAAATTATGAAAAGTGGGGTGCGTGGGGTCAGCAAATGAATTCACTGACCGCGGCAAAATTAAGCAACGGACATACCCTcttttctctttttgtttttattttttatttgtaaaaTAAGGCCCAACcattttaatatttcaattataattaaaacaaacaCCAACAATATTTGAGTTGAGTAAAGGATTGTCTGCAACAAGAATCTTGTGATAACCTCAGTTATCACACGTTGAATCTGTAATAAAAAATTGTCACTTTTCAataacattaattaaataaaaagttaagtaataatttttgttaaaattaaaattaactttattCTTAAAAACACCGAGTAAAGGGTTGTTTAATCCAAGAATCTTGTGATGATTTGATGtaatcataaataaataaagaggAACTTTTGGAATCTAGAAAATTGAgggttaaagaagaaagagaaCACGTGGTAAGTTTATAGTTCAAGGGCGAAAAGTGCTTTGGTAAGGGCTGACCACATGTAAATGGAATCTGTCAATGTCATcatccaaaatacaaaaatatctTGGTTCAATGGAATCAACTACTAAATTGGGCTCATCACTATTGTACGGACTACGGATTAAAGATTTCAACAGCCCGGGCTTGGAAAAAAAGGCCCAACTTGTTCCCCTATTTATAGATACCGGATATTGATACGTATAAGTGGTCAGGTCAGCCCaagtaaaaaaattttaaatttattttttagacTCAAGTTTAGCTcgtcatattaaatttttttatataaaaaataaattttaaaaaataatacattaaatatgctaaaaataataataaaacaagatttatataatatctaaacaataacaataaaaaagtagtaatataatagtaaaatgatagtaaaacaatgaaaaaacagtagcaaaacaataaaaaattataattttttacaaattCGGGTTGGGCTGAGCCCTAGCCAAAAAAGCCTATCCCAGGCTCAACCCGTTTAGAAAAACGGGTCTTATTTCTTTGTCAAAGCCCATTTTTTGAATTTATACTTTTGCCTAAACCCTCCCACTTTTCAAATGGGCTTAGCCCGACCCATAGACAAgtctataaattataatttatatttatatcttTTCTATAGTAACTTTTTTCCCAAGACTAATCCAATTGATAAAatacaataatataaaaattattaatttattaattttaactttATCATTTCAACTGAAGTCATATTTATGCTACGCTTGATAGGAGTATTTTTTTACACATGTTTTGATATATGTATTAACAATATATTAATTCAATTGGTAATATTTAGCCACTCCGTGACTTAATTTtagcaaagaaaataaaagttttcgCTTATTTTGAAGATGTCTTATTTGTTTTTACAAGATTTTTGACTCACATTTCTAATTTCAAGTTTAATTTTGTactaactattttatttttatgtctaactattgtaatatatttataatttataggtTAAAATGTGCCACAAgaccttatatttttaaaaaataggaATTTAATACGTGTACTTTTATTTCATGGAGTTTAATTCTCTACTTTTCGATTTCAAATTTCAAGTCCAACTGTTAAATCGATATGTTTTTTAATTCAAGTTAATTACAATGTCATTTTTTTAATTACGTGGCTATCAAGTgagtttttttatttcaaaaatgtcataacaaaaatttaattaaaaaataaaaatattaacagtTGGAAATAAAAGTACAATGACATATAACATATTTTGAcctaatcaatatatatatatatatatatatatatatatatatatatataaaagtgcaAGTTCGAAAAAACTTTTGAACTAACGAGAAAACCCTTTATTTTTCCTCATCTTACtaaatttacatttaaaataaatataatatttaattaataattattagttaaaaggtTGAAGTAAAATAGAAGTTGTGATAGTTATACATTTAAAAGTAATTACAATTTAATAAAAGTTGTGATAATTACAcatctaaaaataattataatttaatttacagcTAAAAAAgttgttatatttattaattacaatTTTTAGTAAAAAAGTTATGTTGATCTTATTGatgtaaaataaatttattacttCAATCAAATTCTAAGTATGTTAATTATCACCTAATTAAATATTAgagttaattatgttaattagttattattttgaataatgcTACTTTACATTAATTACATAAAgtaaatttatattatatgttgaatatgttaaaaatattttaattataattttaaaatttctattataatatttgaattgataagttaatctattttaattatattaataatttaaataaaatatatttttatgttaattattgtaattaaaatttaaaatttaaaaattaattaaatattaaatgcgTAAAACCACATGTGACGCATGTTACATTAGAAGCTAGTATgcaataaataaaattttctctCATGTTATTACATTAGTAACCAAACAATGCATATatcaagttttttttaaaaaataatttattacgtaaatttcacatatatcatgaatgtgtcataatctaattataataaattttttaatcaatttgatgttattacttcaactcaataaaaattataaaaataaaataaataaataaacaaaaatatttttaatgtattaaataaaataccTTAAAAAAAATGATGTCAAGTGAATTTAACAAGTTTGACATTTTGTGAGTCTAATTTGAGAAAATAAACTATTCTGACTCTAAGGGTGGGTTTGGATGGAGGTGCGTTTACCTGcgattagtgtaacacccctaacccatatccgtcaccgaaacagggttatggagcattaccgagatttacagatcaaatacaaacatttcatatcatttaacatacatatcagaAACTAATCATAAtcactcatattgtcccttataagaggCCTTGAGACCCAAAATACGCATTAGAAATAaatcgggactaaaccgggaactcagaaaatttttcagaaaatataaaaaattttcaaaggagcaggggacacaaggccctGTGGCCAGGCggtgtggctcacacggtcaagagacatgcccatgtcttaggccgtgtgggcattcggaATAGGGGCACACGGTCGTCTCCCAGCCCATGTCCAAACTTGGGTACtatctaacttgggtcacatggccaagccacatgcccgtctGCTAGGTCGTgtaagcatactgacttgtaataTTAAggtataggggtcacacggccaagccacatgcccgcatgctaggccatgtgaatattttgagcattctgtttctaaattttaaagatgtaggggacacaaggccaaaccgcacgcccatgtgctaggccgtgtgtcacacatggctgagacacacgcccgtatctctgcccgtgtggacaaaaataaaccattttaaggccacatttctcacccatttAGGTATCTACCTAAACACAACATTTTAATACATCAATATTCTacaacaaatcattcaa
This window of the Gossypium arboreum isolate Shixiya-1 chromosome 12, ASM2569848v2, whole genome shotgun sequence genome carries:
- the LOC108483944 gene encoding uncharacterized protein LOC108483944, encoding MPTFTAIALDRLIQPGASKSVDKSGPNMKPPIPKPKLIPNSKLERMNNTSVTERKINHPQIASPALYATPEATPLPDSPSSFPPSPYIINHKRRGPRLLKSFSENNVSSQKKTIEESEVNGKAKLTETKSVDLSKDGSFNFSIHEPDEEEHGNGVNNGPIKVEQANGVHSGSIQDERRNGVHDVEFGSSNEKVGKSQMNNGMPSDIAEVKLHSLNLDRYDESEDFFDPKESMSATTNTDGDDDIGAESAARLATSGVEFFDAWDELSSESGSQSIHRDTEAEAREIRLSLLMEIEKRKQAEEALNKMLHMWKTISQGLAVVGLSLPADPIDVTDDELVNQAEELRQQADVARFVSLTVGRGIARAEMEMEMEAQIDSKNFEIARLLDRLHYYEAVNQEMSQRNQEAVEMARRERQRKKRRQRWIWGSIATAITLGTAALAWSYLPTGKGSSSSNVPQASNPDDAAK